Proteins encoded by one window of Serratia nevei:
- a CDS encoding 2OG-Fe(II) oxygenase, whose amino-acid sequence MSGPLAARLAELDWAAIERELDAQGCARLPGVLSQDLCSELAALYPHDAHFRSRVVMARHGFGRGEYRYFAYPLPLPVAEVRSLMYARLAPVANRWNTLLGLTARYPAEHEAYLAECHRAGQRRPTPLLLRYEAGDYNCLHQDLYGERVFPLQVAFLLSAPERDFTGGEFVLTEQRPRMQSRPEVVPLQQGDAVVFAVHHRPVAGVKGYYRVNLRHGVSRIHAGQRHTLGVIFHDAL is encoded by the coding sequence ATGAGCGGCCCGCTGGCGGCGCGGCTGGCCGAATTGGACTGGGCGGCAATCGAACGCGAACTCGATGCGCAGGGCTGCGCGCGGCTGCCTGGCGTGCTCAGCCAAGACCTGTGCAGCGAGCTGGCGGCGCTCTACCCGCACGATGCGCACTTCCGCAGCCGCGTCGTGATGGCGCGGCACGGTTTTGGCCGCGGCGAGTACCGGTATTTCGCCTATCCGCTGCCGCTTCCGGTGGCCGAGGTGCGCAGCCTGATGTATGCACGGCTGGCGCCGGTGGCCAACCGCTGGAATACCTTATTGGGTTTGACGGCGCGCTATCCCGCCGAACACGAGGCCTACCTGGCCGAATGCCACCGGGCCGGCCAACGGCGGCCGACGCCGCTGCTGTTGCGTTACGAAGCGGGGGATTACAACTGCCTGCATCAGGATCTGTACGGCGAGCGGGTGTTTCCGCTGCAGGTGGCGTTTTTACTTTCCGCCCCTGAACGGGACTTCACCGGCGGCGAATTCGTGCTGACCGAACAGCGGCCGCGGATGCAGAGTCGGCCTGAGGTGGTGCCGCTGCAGCAGGGCGACGCGGTAGTGTTCGCCGTGCATCACCGGCCGGTGGCGGGAGTGAAAGGCTACTATCGGGTCAATCTGCGCCACGGCGTCAGCCGGATACACGCCGGCCAACGCCACACGCTGGGGGTTATCTTTCACGACGCGCTATAG
- the tehB gene encoding SAM-dependent methyltransferase TehB, giving the protein MEQQLLCYKTLPEWNSDTLPEAFRQRHNTQSGTWAKLTVLSGSLTFAMMTEDGATTETWQFSPESQPPFIAPQQWHRIVSFSDDMTCRLAFYCTPEDYYHKKYELTRTHSEVIEAAARIAPGKALDLGCGGGRNSLYLNLKGFDVTAWDKHAPSIDRLNQIIDAEQLTRLSASVQDLNTHRFSGEYDFILSTVVMMFLERQQIPSIVQNMQDSTVRGGHNLIVAAMDTEDYPCPLPFPFTFSPGELKHYYRNWEILKYNEDVGQLHKTDAAGNRISLRFATLLARKL; this is encoded by the coding sequence ATGGAGCAGCAGCTGCTTTGCTACAAAACCCTGCCGGAATGGAACAGCGACACGCTGCCGGAGGCCTTCCGCCAGCGCCACAACACCCAGAGCGGCACCTGGGCGAAGCTCACCGTCCTGAGCGGCAGCCTGACGTTCGCCATGATGACCGAAGACGGCGCCACCACCGAGACCTGGCAGTTCAGCCCCGAAAGCCAGCCGCCGTTTATCGCGCCGCAGCAGTGGCATCGCATCGTTTCCTTCTCGGACGACATGACCTGCCGGCTGGCGTTTTACTGCACGCCGGAAGATTACTACCACAAGAAATACGAACTGACGCGCACCCACTCTGAAGTGATCGAGGCGGCGGCGCGCATCGCGCCGGGCAAGGCGCTGGATCTGGGCTGCGGCGGCGGCCGCAATTCGCTCTATCTCAATCTGAAAGGTTTCGACGTCACCGCCTGGGACAAGCACGCGCCGTCGATAGACCGCCTCAATCAGATCATCGACGCCGAGCAGCTGACCCGCCTGAGCGCCAGCGTGCAGGATCTCAATACCCACCGCTTCAGCGGCGAATACGACTTCATCCTGTCCACCGTGGTGATGATGTTCCTCGAACGCCAGCAAATTCCGTCTATCGTGCAAAACATGCAGGACAGCACCGTGCGCGGCGGCCATAACCTGATCGTGGCGGCGATGGATACCGAGGATTATCCCTGCCCGCTGCCGTTCCCGTTCACCTTCAGCCCGGGTGAGCTGAAGCATTATTATCGCAACTGGGAGATCCTCAAATACAACGAAGACGTCGGCCAACTGCACAAGACCGACGCCGCCGGCAACCGCATCTCGCTGCGCTTCGCCACCCTGCTGGCGCGCAAGCTATAG
- a CDS encoding DUF1615 domain-containing protein produces MPIPRLFHPTPFRWLSLAALLALAGCTSKTPTTAPAARPADVKARLMTLIPANAGDRQGWATDITAAFAAQGIEPSDENLCSVLAVTEQESTFQANPQVPGLPKIAWKEIDRRADQMHIPNFLVHTALKISSSNGKSYSERLDKVRTEKDLSDIFDDMIDRVPMGQKLFGHLNPVHTGGPMQVSVAFAEAHATGYPYPIDGSIRREVFSRRGGMYFGIMHLLGYPVDYSRPIYRFADFNAGWYASRNAAFQNAVSRASAIPLALDGDLIDFGSDKPGSTELAVRTLGKRLNMSDSAIRRALEKGDTAGFADTDLYKKVYALAGGKLPREMLPGIQLESPKITRKLTTAWFAKRVDERRQRCMARAGG; encoded by the coding sequence ATGCCGATACCTCGTTTATTTCACCCGACGCCCTTCCGTTGGCTGAGCCTGGCCGCGCTGCTGGCGCTGGCGGGCTGTACCAGTAAAACCCCCACCACGGCGCCGGCGGCGCGCCCCGCCGACGTCAAAGCCCGACTGATGACGCTGATCCCGGCCAACGCCGGCGATCGTCAGGGCTGGGCTACCGATATTACCGCCGCCTTCGCCGCGCAGGGCATCGAGCCGAGCGATGAGAACCTGTGTTCGGTGCTGGCGGTGACCGAACAGGAGTCGACGTTCCAGGCCAACCCGCAGGTGCCGGGGCTGCCGAAGATCGCCTGGAAGGAGATCGATCGCCGTGCCGATCAGATGCACATCCCGAACTTTTTGGTGCACACCGCGTTGAAGATCTCGTCGTCGAACGGGAAGAGCTACAGCGAGCGGTTGGATAAGGTGCGTACCGAGAAGGATCTGAGCGATATCTTCGATGACATGATCGACCGCGTGCCGATGGGGCAGAAGCTGTTCGGGCATTTAAACCCGGTACATACCGGCGGCCCGATGCAGGTGAGCGTCGCCTTCGCCGAGGCGCACGCCACAGGGTACCCTTATCCGATCGACGGCTCGATTCGCCGCGAAGTCTTCAGCCGGCGCGGTGGCATGTACTTCGGCATTATGCATTTGCTGGGGTATCCGGTCGATTACAGCCGGCCGATTTATCGCTTTGCCGACTTCAACGCCGGCTGGTACGCCAGCCGCAACGCGGCGTTCCAAAACGCGGTCAGCCGGGCGAGCGCGATTCCGCTGGCGCTGGACGGCGACCTGATCGATTTCGGCAGCGACAAGCCCGGCTCGACCGAGCTGGCGGTGCGCACGCTCGGCAAGCGCCTGAACATGAGCGACAGCGCCATTCGCCGGGCGCTCGAGAAAGGCGACACGGCCGGCTTTGCCGACACCGACCTGTATAAGAAGGTCTACGCGCTGGCGGGCGGCAAGCTGCCGCGTGAGATGCTGCCGGGTATCCAGCTGGAGAGCCCGAAAATCACCCGCAAGCTGACCACCGCCTGGTTCGCCAAGCGGGTGGACGAACGCCGCCAGCGTTGCATGGCGCGCGCCGGCGGGTAA
- a CDS encoding alpha-keto acid decarboxylase family protein: MKITIGSFILQQLHALNVDRIYGVPGDYNLSLLELLESDDRLAFIGNCNELNASYAADGYARMKGAGALIVTYGVGDLAALSGIAGAYAESSPVICIAGTPPLHAMKNHQLLHHTLGDGNFDNVMNCFKQFTVAQALITPENAAQEIPRVISRAWIEKKPVYLQLPSDICDVEIEITAAAAAPQLPASDKYNVQLAAMALLTKIKRAQRPIMLIDQMVDRYQLQQRVIEVAHRFAIPLTNMPTAKCIIPEDTAGWMGGYSGNLSRPELYERMAHSDCVLSFGVRLVDSTTGYFSQQIPAAAQVDIQPFSLKLDNTSYPAVAAADLLQALLDLSEDAPVQPLAPLPDPREKLATPSDTPIDQAYLWQRIQRFIRADDVVVVENGTSGAAIGGMRMPGGVKVVNQPIWGSIGYTLPALLGTLMAAPERRHLLFIGDGSFQLTAQEVSTLLRCEQKPIIFLINNDGYTIERYILGENSSYNDIGPWDYAKLPAVLNTQAQPFSVAVETTQQLEMALERASRQDRLAFIEVKVPMMDTPPVMKEFCNRCNSFNFGLTNPRRSA; this comes from the coding sequence ATGAAAATAACTATCGGGTCATTCATTCTGCAACAGCTTCACGCCCTGAACGTCGATCGTATTTACGGCGTGCCCGGCGACTATAACCTCAGCCTGCTGGAGCTGCTGGAAAGCGACGACCGATTGGCGTTTATCGGCAACTGCAATGAATTGAACGCCTCCTACGCCGCCGACGGCTACGCCCGAATGAAAGGCGCCGGCGCGCTGATCGTCACCTACGGCGTTGGCGATCTGGCCGCGCTGTCCGGCATCGCCGGTGCCTATGCCGAATCTTCGCCGGTGATCTGCATTGCCGGCACGCCGCCGCTGCACGCGATGAAGAATCATCAGCTATTGCACCATACCCTGGGCGACGGCAATTTCGACAACGTCATGAACTGTTTTAAACAATTCACCGTTGCTCAAGCCTTGATTACGCCGGAAAATGCCGCGCAGGAAATTCCGCGCGTTATTTCCCGCGCCTGGATAGAGAAGAAACCGGTCTATTTACAGCTGCCTTCCGATATTTGCGACGTCGAAATTGAAATCACCGCAGCCGCAGCGGCGCCGCAGTTGCCGGCCAGCGATAAATACAATGTGCAATTAGCGGCGATGGCGCTGTTAACCAAAATAAAACGCGCACAGCGCCCGATCATGTTGATCGACCAAATGGTGGATCGCTATCAGCTGCAGCAGCGGGTTATCGAGGTCGCTCATCGCTTTGCCATTCCGCTGACCAATATGCCGACCGCCAAATGCATTATTCCGGAAGATACCGCCGGTTGGATGGGCGGCTACAGCGGCAACCTGTCGCGCCCCGAACTGTATGAACGCATGGCCCACTCGGACTGCGTGCTGAGCTTCGGCGTGCGTCTGGTGGACTCCACCACCGGCTATTTCTCGCAGCAAATTCCCGCCGCCGCTCAGGTGGATATCCAGCCGTTCTCGCTGAAGCTGGACAACACCTCCTACCCGGCGGTGGCGGCGGCGGATCTGCTGCAGGCGCTGCTGGATCTGAGTGAAGACGCGCCGGTACAGCCCCTGGCGCCGCTGCCCGATCCACGAGAGAAGCTGGCGACGCCGAGCGATACCCCCATCGACCAGGCCTATCTGTGGCAACGGATCCAGCGATTTATCCGGGCAGATGACGTGGTGGTGGTGGAAAACGGCACCTCGGGCGCCGCCATCGGCGGCATGCGCATGCCCGGCGGCGTCAAGGTGGTCAACCAACCGATCTGGGGTTCGATCGGCTATACCCTGCCGGCGCTGCTCGGCACCCTGATGGCGGCGCCGGAGCGCCGGCATCTGCTGTTCATCGGTGACGGCTCCTTCCAGCTCACCGCGCAGGAAGTGTCTACCCTGCTGCGCTGCGAGCAAAAGCCGATCATCTTCCTGATCAACAACGACGGCTACACCATCGAGCGTTATATCCTCGGCGAAAACTCGTCCTACAACGACATCGGCCCGTGGGACTACGCCAAACTGCCGGCGGTGCTGAATACTCAGGCGCAGCCGTTCAGCGTGGCGGTGGAGACCACGCAGCAGCTGGAAATGGCCCTGGAACGCGCCTCGCGGCAGGATCGGCTGGCGTTTATCGAGGTGAAAGTGCCGATGATGGACACGCCGCCGGTGATGAAAGAGTTCTGCAACCGCTGCAACAGCTTTAACTTCGGCCTGACCAACCCACGCCGCAGCGCCTGA
- a CDS encoding universal stress protein, with product MKSYRHILVLIHDERDGLPLLRQTLAMAGGLPIAITVGHLNADYAELEYGSDALVKDRQAQEVIAAKAMLSRLVSAVEAPVAVKEIVTIRRFKDVNDFIHQAGIDLVVVGHQNRLFGLYSSYSLEFVNRLDVDVLVKHLARESCATKRTFPTALPPERR from the coding sequence ATGAAAAGCTATCGACACATTCTGGTACTGATTCACGATGAGCGCGATGGGCTGCCGTTACTGCGTCAAACGCTAGCGATGGCGGGCGGGCTGCCGATCGCCATCACCGTCGGCCACCTCAACGCCGACTATGCGGAGCTGGAGTACGGCAGCGATGCGCTGGTCAAAGATCGCCAGGCGCAGGAGGTGATCGCCGCCAAGGCGATGCTGAGCCGGCTGGTGAGCGCCGTCGAGGCGCCGGTTGCGGTCAAGGAAATCGTCACTATCCGGCGCTTTAAGGACGTCAACGATTTCATTCATCAGGCCGGTATCGATCTGGTGGTGGTCGGGCACCAGAATCGCCTGTTCGGTCTCTATTCTTCTTATTCCCTGGAGTTTGTGAACCGTCTCGATGTCGATGTGTTGGTCAAGCACCTTGCCCGCGAGTCGTGTGCGACAAAGCGGACTTTTCCCACGGCTTTGCCGCCCGAAAGGCGATAG
- the pagP gene encoding lipid IV(A) palmitoyltransferase PagP — protein sequence MFLKRTLLACSLALIFPALPSYAEVGTESGNTAQAEKPGLWQRFTDNVAETWNNSPNHDLYIPAITWHNRWTYDDEHIDKYNERPWGAGYGISRYDSDGDWHGIYIMAFKDSFNKWEPIGGYAYEKIWRPLDDKDFRLGLGFTASVTARDNWKYIPIPAPLPLASIGYQRLTFQATYIPGTYNNGNVFFAWLRWQF from the coding sequence ATGTTTCTCAAACGGACTCTTTTGGCATGTTCTCTGGCGTTGATATTTCCTGCACTGCCTTCTTACGCTGAGGTTGGTACAGAAAGTGGCAATACCGCGCAGGCTGAAAAACCGGGTCTATGGCAGCGTTTTACCGATAACGTGGCGGAGACCTGGAACAACTCGCCTAACCACGATCTCTATATTCCGGCCATCACCTGGCACAACCGTTGGACTTACGATGATGAACATATCGATAAGTACAACGAGCGCCCGTGGGGGGCCGGTTACGGTATCTCCCGCTACGACAGCGACGGTGACTGGCACGGCATCTACATCATGGCGTTCAAGGATTCCTTCAACAAGTGGGAGCCGATCGGCGGCTACGCCTACGAGAAGATCTGGCGCCCGCTGGATGACAAGGATTTCCGCCTGGGGCTGGGCTTCACCGCCAGCGTCACCGCGCGTGACAACTGGAAATACATTCCTATCCCGGCACCGCTGCCGCTGGCCTCTATCGGCTATCAGCGGCTGACGTTCCAGGCGACCTACATTCCCGGCACCTATAACAACGGCAACGTGTTCTTCGCCTGGCTGCGCTGGCAGTTCTAA
- a CDS encoding DUF2501 domain-containing protein, whose amino-acid sequence MITKHRLLLALALSATLASGATQAAGLMDSLSSAAGELSKSGGDSSGGMSLSSLTGLLNGGDKALSSSSMTNAAGILQYCVKNNVLSANGAEGVKDQLLSKLGITSTENAKSQDYQQGLGGLLQTGEGKSLDLNSLGTSQITEKVKQKACDLVLKQGKSFIS is encoded by the coding sequence ATGATCACCAAACATCGTTTACTGCTGGCCTTGGCGCTGTCCGCTACCCTGGCTAGCGGCGCCACTCAGGCTGCCGGGCTGATGGATTCCCTCAGCAGCGCGGCGGGCGAACTGAGCAAGTCGGGCGGCGACAGCAGCGGCGGCATGTCGCTCTCCTCGCTGACCGGCCTGTTGAACGGTGGCGACAAGGCGTTGAGCTCCAGCAGCATGACCAATGCCGCCGGTATCCTGCAGTACTGTGTGAAAAACAACGTGCTGTCGGCTAACGGTGCCGAAGGGGTGAAAGATCAGCTGCTCAGCAAGCTGGGCATCACCAGCACCGAAAACGCCAAGAGCCAGGATTATCAGCAGGGCCTGGGCGGCTTGCTGCAGACCGGCGAAGGCAAGAGCCTGGATCTGAACAGCCTGGGCACCTCGCAGATCACCGAGAAGGTGAAGCAAAAAGCCTGCGATCTGGTGCTGAAACAGGGCAAATCCTTTATTTCATGA
- a CDS encoding DUF333 domain-containing protein codes for MKKTLMLSLLAGMTMLQGCSVKSNDAPPPPQVKPIGMANPADVYCTQIGGKLNAKENAAGQYSTCTLPSGQEIESWELFRRDHPVKK; via the coding sequence ATGAAAAAAACGTTGATGCTTTCCCTGTTGGCGGGGATGACGATGTTGCAGGGGTGTTCCGTGAAATCCAACGATGCGCCGCCACCGCCGCAGGTGAAACCGATCGGCATGGCGAACCCGGCCGACGTGTATTGCACCCAAATCGGCGGCAAGCTGAATGCCAAAGAGAACGCGGCAGGCCAGTATTCCACCTGCACCTTGCCGAGTGGGCAGGAAATTGAAAGCTGGGAACTGTTCCGCCGCGATCACCCGGTGAAAAAGTAA
- a CDS encoding ZIP family metal transporter: MTSAVLYTLFPAAATVIGAAVALYRRPGAATMRVIHHFTAGIVFAAAATEILPDLKQQSPLAVLLGGAAGVLLMLLVRQLGEKAQGPVGFIAAVGVDIFIDGLVLGIAFAAGAKAGLLLTLALTLEVLFLGLSIVGDLKDFLGRRLRAMAAIVGLALLLPIGGLLGAPVAMLGAFWLTAFLAFGLIALLYLVTEELLVEAHEGGKETPFATAMFFAGFLLLLLLEEGLG, encoded by the coding sequence ATGACCTCCGCCGTGCTTTATACGCTGTTTCCCGCCGCAGCCACCGTCATCGGCGCTGCGGTGGCACTCTATCGCCGCCCCGGTGCCGCCACGATGCGCGTCATCCATCACTTTACCGCCGGCATCGTTTTTGCCGCCGCCGCCACCGAAATCCTGCCCGATCTCAAGCAGCAGTCGCCTTTGGCCGTGTTGCTGGGCGGCGCTGCGGGGGTGCTGTTAATGCTGTTGGTTAGGCAACTAGGTGAAAAAGCGCAGGGGCCGGTCGGTTTTATCGCCGCGGTCGGCGTCGATATCTTTATCGATGGGCTGGTGCTGGGTATTGCCTTCGCGGCCGGTGCCAAGGCCGGTCTGCTGTTGACGCTGGCGTTGACGCTGGAAGTGCTGTTCCTGGGGTTGTCGATCGTCGGCGATTTGAAAGACTTTCTCGGCAGGCGGCTGCGGGCCATGGCGGCGATAGTCGGCCTGGCGCTGCTGCTGCCCATCGGTGGCCTGCTGGGGGCGCCGGTGGCCATGCTGGGCGCATTTTGGCTGACCGCCTTTTTGGCCTTTGGCCTGATCGCCCTGCTCTACCTGGTCACCGAGGAGCTGCTGGTCGAAGCGCATGAAGGCGGAAAAGAGACACCGTTCGCCACCGCGATGTTCTTTGCCGGCTTCCTGCTGCTGTTGCTGTTAGAGGAAGGTTTGGGGTAA
- a CDS encoding DeoR/GlpR family DNA-binding transcription regulator translates to MSKLLPNERHQAILDALRQQGRVLALEMAQRLNTTEATIRRDLRQLAAQNLCKRIYGGALAPTPAEGPVAARMALSGDEKLTLAQTALGLIGEEQLIFLDAGSTHLYLADMLPRDRRLTVVTNALSIAGKMLERPGIRTILIGGELDAQVGGCVDAKAAEEIDGFHFDLVFTGICAYDPDGGFSALSYQDATFKKRLLTRAGSVAVLCTRDKLNTYAPYPFLPAGRVDHLVTARGAHPQLELQVAQGGGQVWHSDLPTGE, encoded by the coding sequence ATGTCCAAACTGTTACCGAATGAACGCCACCAGGCCATTCTCGACGCGCTTCGCCAACAGGGGCGGGTGTTGGCCCTGGAGATGGCGCAGCGGTTGAATACCACCGAAGCCACCATCCGCCGCGATCTGCGCCAGCTGGCGGCGCAGAACCTGTGTAAACGTATCTATGGCGGCGCGCTGGCGCCGACGCCGGCCGAAGGCCCCGTTGCGGCGCGCATGGCGCTCAGCGGCGATGAGAAGCTGACGCTGGCGCAGACCGCGCTGGGGTTGATCGGTGAAGAGCAGCTGATCTTCCTCGATGCCGGCAGCACCCACCTGTATCTGGCGGATATGTTGCCGCGCGATCGGCGTTTGACGGTGGTGACCAATGCATTGAGCATCGCCGGCAAAATGCTGGAACGGCCGGGGATCCGCACCATCCTGATCGGCGGTGAGCTGGATGCGCAGGTTGGCGGCTGCGTGGACGCCAAGGCGGCGGAAGAGATAGATGGTTTCCATTTCGATCTGGTGTTCACCGGCATCTGCGCCTACGACCCGGACGGCGGCTTCTCCGCGCTGAGCTACCAGGACGCCACCTTCAAAAAGCGGCTGCTGACGCGCGCCGGCAGCGTGGCGGTGCTGTGTACCCGCGACAAGCTCAATACCTACGCGCCTTACCCCTTCCTGCCCGCCGGGCGGGTGGATCATCTGGTGACGGCGCGCGGCGCGCACCCGCAGCTCGAGCTGCAGGTGGCGCAGGGCGGCGGCCAGGTTTGGCACAGCGATTTACCGACCGGAGAATGA
- a CDS encoding VOC family protein, whose amino-acid sequence MKITHVALWTRDIDAQLAFWQRYFNGEAGEEYVSRNRPGFVSRFVSLAAGPTLEIMRVPTLLPAQALEERVGWAHIALSLGDERQVDRLAQRAQQEGILQSAPRWTGDGFYEAVIRDPDGNAIEITA is encoded by the coding sequence ATGAAAATAACCCATGTTGCCCTGTGGACCCGTGATATCGACGCGCAGCTGGCGTTTTGGCAGCGCTATTTCAACGGTGAGGCGGGTGAGGAGTACGTCAGCCGCAACCGGCCGGGGTTTGTTTCCCGTTTCGTCAGCCTGGCGGCCGGGCCGACGCTGGAGATCATGCGCGTGCCGACGCTGTTGCCGGCGCAGGCCCTGGAAGAACGGGTGGGCTGGGCGCACATCGCGCTGTCGCTGGGGGATGAACGGCAGGTCGATCGATTGGCGCAGCGCGCGCAGCAGGAGGGTATCCTGCAGTCCGCTCCGCGCTGGACCGGCGACGGCTTCTATGAGGCCGTCATCCGCGATCCGGACGGCAACGCGATCGAAATTACCGCCTAA
- a CDS encoding LysR family transcriptional regulator, protein MLTDLNDLFFFASVVDHQGFAPAGRALGIPKSKLSRRVALLEERLGVRLIQRSTRRFSVTEVGQNYYAHCKAMLVEAEAAQQAIEQTRAEPCGTVRMSCPVAILHTRVGSMVAAFMADYPKVTVHLEATNRRVDVVGEGLDLAIRVRPPPLEDSDLVLKILAQRTWCVAASPALVRTLGPAHTPEDLRKYPTLDLGPARAQHQWRLTGPQGERVEWEHTPRLVTDDMLMLRTAAIAGAGIVQLPAMMMRDDMLRGELVQLLPGWQPQGGVVHAVYPSRRGLLPAVRLLLDYLGEQFASIEEE, encoded by the coding sequence ATGCTGACCGATCTGAACGATCTGTTTTTCTTCGCCAGCGTGGTCGATCACCAGGGATTTGCTCCCGCCGGCCGGGCGCTGGGCATTCCCAAATCCAAGCTCAGCCGCCGCGTGGCGCTGCTGGAAGAGCGGCTGGGCGTGCGCCTGATCCAGCGCTCGACGCGGCGTTTCTCGGTGACCGAGGTCGGCCAAAACTATTACGCACACTGCAAGGCGATGCTGGTGGAAGCGGAAGCGGCGCAGCAGGCGATCGAACAGACGCGCGCCGAGCCCTGCGGCACGGTGCGCATGTCGTGCCCGGTGGCGATCCTGCACACCCGCGTCGGCAGCATGGTGGCGGCCTTTATGGCCGACTATCCGAAGGTGACGGTGCATCTGGAGGCCACCAACCGCCGGGTGGACGTGGTGGGGGAAGGGTTGGATCTGGCGATCCGCGTGCGGCCGCCGCCGCTGGAAGACAGCGATCTGGTGCTGAAGATCCTGGCGCAGCGCACCTGGTGCGTCGCCGCCAGCCCGGCGCTGGTGCGCACCCTCGGGCCGGCGCACACGCCGGAAGACCTGCGTAAATACCCGACGCTCGATCTCGGCCCGGCGCGCGCTCAGCACCAATGGCGGCTGACCGGCCCGCAGGGTGAACGGGTCGAGTGGGAACACACGCCGCGGCTGGTCACCGACGACATGCTGATGCTGCGCACCGCCGCCATCGCCGGCGCCGGCATCGTTCAGCTGCCGGCGATGATGATGCGTGACGACATGCTGCGCGGCGAACTGGTCCAGCTGCTGCCCGGCTGGCAGCCGCAGGGCGGCGTGGTGCATGCGGTCTACCCGTCGCGCCGCGGTTTATTGCCGGCGGTGCGGCTGCTGCTCGATTATCTGGGCGAGCAGTTCGCCAGCATCGAAGAGGAGTGA
- a CDS encoding pirin family protein: MKKILGIHNSPEAHWVGNGFLVNSLFSYNDLGAEMSPFLLLDHAAPTKFRSASGTRGVGQHPHRGFETVTIVYQGEVEHRDSTGSGGVIGPGDVQWMTAASGILHEEFHSRDFSRKGGTMEMVQLWVNLPAKDKMAEPGYQTLLNADIPVVPLADGAGQVRVIAGDFGGHAGPARTFSPLNVWDMKLNAGHTTTLTVKEGHTLALVMLHGAILVNGEEVVRETQMVRFDRAGDSITIEANNDVALLVLSGEPIDEPIVGYGPFVMNSDAEIQQAFRDFNSGKFGSMNAEASAG, from the coding sequence ATGAAAAAAATCCTCGGTATTCACAACAGCCCGGAAGCACATTGGGTCGGTAACGGTTTCCTGGTGAATTCGCTGTTCTCTTATAACGATTTGGGGGCGGAAATGAGCCCGTTCCTGCTGCTGGATCATGCGGCGCCCACCAAATTCCGCTCTGCCTCCGGCACCCGCGGCGTGGGTCAGCATCCGCATCGCGGGTTTGAAACGGTGACCATCGTCTATCAGGGCGAAGTGGAACACCGCGACTCGACCGGCAGCGGCGGGGTGATTGGCCCCGGCGACGTCCAGTGGATGACCGCCGCCTCCGGCATTCTGCACGAAGAGTTCCATTCGCGGGACTTCTCGCGCAAGGGCGGCACCATGGAAATGGTGCAGCTGTGGGTCAACCTGCCGGCCAAGGACAAAATGGCCGAGCCCGGTTACCAGACGCTGCTAAACGCCGATATTCCGGTGGTTCCGCTGGCGGACGGCGCAGGGCAGGTGCGGGTGATCGCCGGTGACTTTGGCGGCCACGCCGGCCCGGCACGCACTTTCAGCCCGCTCAACGTGTGGGATATGAAGCTGAATGCCGGCCACACCACCACGCTGACGGTGAAAGAAGGCCATACGCTGGCGCTGGTGATGCTGCATGGCGCGATCCTGGTCAACGGCGAAGAGGTGGTGCGCGAAACCCAAATGGTGCGTTTCGACCGGGCGGGGGATTCGATCACGATTGAAGCCAACAACGACGTCGCGCTGCTGGTGCTGAGCGGCGAACCGATCGATGAGCCTATCGTCGGCTACGGCCCGTTCGTCATGAACAGCGACGCGGAAATCCAGCAGGCGTTCCGCGACTTCAACAGCGGCAAGTTCGGTAGCATGAACGCCGAAGCGAGCGCCGGCTGA
- the ycaC gene encoding isochorismate family cysteine hydrolase YcaC, protein MTANYKRLDKDQAAVLLVDHQAGLLSLVRDIDPDRFKNNVLALGDLAKYFNLPTILTTSFENGPNGPLVPELKAQFPDAPFIPRPGQINAWDNDDFVKAVKATGRKQLIIAGVVTEVCVAFPALSALNEGFEVFVVTDASGTFNELTRQSAWSRMEAAGAQLMTWFGVACELHRDWRNDIEGLGTLFSNHIPDYRNLMTSYNTLTNGK, encoded by the coding sequence ATGACTGCAAATTACAAGCGCCTCGACAAGGACCAGGCCGCCGTATTGCTGGTGGATCATCAGGCAGGGCTGCTTTCGCTGGTGCGCGATATCGATCCCGATCGGTTTAAAAACAACGTGCTGGCGCTGGGTGATTTAGCGAAGTACTTCAATCTGCCGACCATTCTGACCACCAGTTTCGAAAACGGCCCCAACGGCCCGCTGGTGCCGGAGCTGAAGGCCCAATTCCCCGATGCCCCTTTTATTCCTCGCCCCGGCCAAATCAACGCCTGGGACAACGACGACTTCGTCAAGGCGGTAAAAGCCACCGGCCGTAAACAGCTGATCATCGCCGGTGTAGTGACCGAAGTGTGCGTGGCATTCCCGGCGCTGTCGGCGCTCAATGAAGGCTTTGAGGTCTTTGTGGTGACCGACGCCTCCGGCACCTTCAATGAGCTGACGCGTCAGTCGGCCTGGAGCCGCATGGAAGCCGCCGGCGCGCAGCTGATGACCTGGTTCGGCGTCGCCTGCGAGCTGCACCGCGACTGGCGCAACGACATCGAAGGCCTGGGCACGCTGTTCTCCAACCATATCCCGGACTACCGCAATCTGATGACCAGCTATAACACGCTGACGAACGGTAAATAA